In the Candidatus Poribacteria bacterium genome, TTGGAACGCTGAGAACATTCGGTTCCTCCCGCGGTAACATTATGAGAATTTTCATGATTCAAGGGAGTGTGATTGGGACACTTGGGACAATGCTCGGAACCGCCCTGGGACTGGCACTCTGCTGGTTGCTAAGTTCCAACGCCGAGCGGCCTTCTTACTGGTACGTTATCGTTCTCGCTGTCCCAATTTCTCTACAGGTCCTTATCGCATTGTGGCGAGCACTACCAAACAGAGGCGGGTGGAAGTTCAGCATTTGGGCTTTATGGATCATCGGGATAGGCTTCGCACTCTACTGCGCCGTCAGACCCATTTCGTTCGCAGAACTTGGACTTAGTCATATCTATCAGATGAATCAGATGCCGATTAAGGTAAATTGGTTTTTTGTTATCTTCATCAATGTACTTTCACTCTTAATCTGCTGGCTTGCGACCCTTTACCCGGCATGGCAAGCAGCAAACCTAAAGCCTATTGAAGCATTGCAACATGAATAACTCGGCAGAAACCCTCATCCGTATTGTAGATTTACATAAATCGTATTATGATGGTGACGCGGAACTCCGAGTACTTCAAGGCATAAACCTTGATGTCTACACGTCAGAATTACTCGCAATTGTAGGCGCGTCGGGTGTTGGAAAAAGTACGCTACTCCACATTATTGGGACACTTGATCGACCAACAGCGGGTCGTGTTTTATACAGCGAAGACGATATTTTCAGTTTACCAGACAAGACCCTCGCTGGGTTCCGGAACAAGGAAATCGGTTTCGTATTTCAATTTCATCATTTATTACCGGAATTCACCGCACTTGAAAATGTCGCAATGGCTGCATTAATCACAACATCGAATCATAAAACGACTTACAAAGAGGCTGAGGCACTCCTTGATTACGTTGGACTTGCTGAGAGATGCACACACTATCCGAGCCAGTTGTCGGGTGGCGAACGTCAACGTGTCGCAATCGCACGCGCCCTGATTAATCAACCGAGAGTGGTGCTTGCTGACGAACCCACAGGGAATCTGGATCGGCGCAGCAGCGAAACGGTACTGGAACTCTTATGGGATTTGAACGCGAAATCTGGACAGGCATTCGTTATTGTAACGCATAATCAGGAACTCGCCGAACAAGTAGATCGGGTTGTTCAACTCGTTGATGGAAAGGTTGTTTTATAGTTATTAGTTAAAGGAAACATATATGTTGATTTATATCGACGGAGAATTTTTACCCAAAGCAGAGGCGAAAGTCTCGGTGTTTGACCACGGGTTACTCTACGGCGATGGTGTTTTTGAGGGCATCCGCTCCTATAACGGTAGAGTTTTTAAACTTGACGAACATCTCGAACGGCTTTACGATTCTGCGAAATCAATTATGTTACAGATCCCTATTCCTATCGAAACAATGAAGGAACAGGTGCTGGAAACACTCCGTCTCAACCATCTCACGGAAGCCTATATCCGACTGATAGTCACCCGCGGCGTTGGGGACCTCGGGTTGGATCCAGATAAATGCCCAAAGCCGACTATCATTATTATCACTGATAAGATTACCCTCTATCCACCAAAATTCTATGAGGAAGGACTTGAGATCGTAACCGCCTCGGTTCGTCGGAATTACGCCGAAGCCATCAATCCACGAATTAAGTCCTTGAACTATCTAAATAATATTTTAGCGAAAATCGAAGGAAAACAAGCCGGAGCAGAAGAGGTTTTGATGCTGAATGCCGAAGGCTATGTTGTTGAATGTAGCGGAGATAACATTTTCTGGATTAAAAACGAAGTGTTGGTCACACCACCAGTCCATATAGGGATCTTGGAGGGTGTTACTCGAAACAGTGTCATCGATCTTGCCCGTGAGGCAGGGATGCAAGTCGAAGAGCGCGTCTTTACACGGCACGATCTCTATATTGCCGACGAATGCTTCCTGACTGGCACCGCCGCTGAGGTTATCCCTGTCGTGAAAATCGACCAGCGCCCCATTGGAGATGGACAACCCGGGAAGATAACACAGAAACTTATCGATGCATTTCGGCAGTTTGCGCATAGTTATGGAACCCCAATCTACACCCCTGAGGTATGAAGCGTTCTGAAAAAATATTATCACCGCCGCTCAATTTTGAACCCTACAAGCACGCGGGAAACTATCGAGACACAGGAGGACATTTAAGTATGGATGCGCTAAAAAACATTCTCGCTCTTATAATCATTGGACTGACGGCAATCTCTGCTTATGCCCAAGAAGACGCGGACACCGTACTGGGACCGCAACCTGCGAACACCGTCGAACAGTCTGAAGAAACTGCAACAAACCAAGCCCCTTCAGCAAGCGTAACCCAACCCTCTGTCAATGCGATGCTCCTCGTCA is a window encoding:
- a CDS encoding ABC transporter ATP-binding protein, which translates into the protein MNNSAETLIRIVDLHKSYYDGDAELRVLQGINLDVYTSELLAIVGASGVGKSTLLHIIGTLDRPTAGRVLYSEDDIFSLPDKTLAGFRNKEIGFVFQFHHLLPEFTALENVAMAALITTSNHKTTYKEAEALLDYVGLAERCTHYPSQLSGGERQRVAIARALINQPRVVLADEPTGNLDRRSSETVLELLWDLNAKSGQAFVIVTHNQELAEQVDRVVQLVDGKVVL
- the ilvE gene encoding branched-chain-amino-acid transaminase, with product MLIYIDGEFLPKAEAKVSVFDHGLLYGDGVFEGIRSYNGRVFKLDEHLERLYDSAKSIMLQIPIPIETMKEQVLETLRLNHLTEAYIRLIVTRGVGDLGLDPDKCPKPTIIIITDKITLYPPKFYEEGLEIVTASVRRNYAEAINPRIKSLNYLNNILAKIEGKQAGAEEVLMLNAEGYVVECSGDNIFWIKNEVLVTPPVHIGILEGVTRNSVIDLAREAGMQVEERVFTRHDLYIADECFLTGTAAEVIPVVKIDQRPIGDGQPGKITQKLIDAFRQFAHSYGTPIYTPEV